Genomic segment of Geminocystis herdmanii PCC 6308:
AGAAGGATTTAACCCCCCATCCCCAATACACCGCCTTTTATAAATGGTTGCAAAATGACTTTCAAGCCGATGCGATTATCCACTTCGGAATGCACGGCACAGTGGAATGGTTGCCCGGTAATCCTCTTGGTAATACGGGTTATTCGTGGTCAGATGTACTATTGGGCGATATTCCTAACCTCTACATTTACGCCGCCAATAATCCCTCCGAATCCATGTTGGCAAAAAGAAGGGGTTATGGTGTGATTATCTCTCATAACGTGCCTCCTTACGGTAGGGCAGGGTTATATAAAGAGTTAATGGCATTAAAAGAGTTAATTAACGAGTATCGAGAAGATACAGAGAAAAATCAGCTATTAAAAGGGGATATTATCCAGAAAATAGTCGATAGTGGCTTATATAAAGATTGCAAATTTACCGAAGGGGAAAAACTAGGTATCGAATTTACTGCTGACAATGCCAAATTATTTAGTAAACAAGCCCTTAACGATTATTTTGTGCAAATTTACGACTATTTGCAAATTGTTGAGCAAAGATTATTTTCCTCGGGTTTACACATCTTAGGAGAAAAACCCAATCCAGAGCAACTGCAATCTTACCTTGAGGCTTATTTTAATGATACTTATAGTCAACAAAACTTCGCCCAAGAGTTAAATAATAGTGACTTATTCGCCAGAGTTGAGAAAAAAGCCGAAAAAGAGGAAGAATTGAAACAACGTTTTGCGCAACAACAGTTAATCAGTGACTTGTTAATGCAAACGGAAGACGAATTAACTAATTTACTACGAGGCTTAAACGGTGAATATATCCCTCCTGCGCCCGGCGGTGATTTACTCAGAGATGGTGCTGGAGTATTACCTACAGGTCGTAACATCCACGCATTAGACCCTTATCGGATGCCTTCTCAGGGTGCATATTTACGGGGTAGGGAGATTGGCAAGAAGATTATTGAGCAAAATTTAGCAGAAAACGGCAGTTATCCTGAGACTGTAGCCGTCATGTTATGGGGTTTAGATGCCATTAAAACTAAGGGGGAGTCGATCGGCATTTTACTAGAATTAGTGGGTGCAGAGCCTGTTAAAGAAGGCACAGGGCGCATAGTTAGATATGAGTTGATGCCCTTAGAAAAAGTTGGACATCCTCGCATCGATATTTTAGGCAATTTATCAGGGATTTTTCGAGATACTTTTACTAATATTATCGAATTGTTGGATGATTTGTTCGATCGAGCTTCTACTGCGGAGGAATCGATCGAAAATAACTATATTCGCAAACATTACCTTGAATTAAAGGAGAAAGGTATAGATAACCCCTCCGCACGACTGTTTTCTAATCCTAGCGGTGATTTTGGCTCATTAGTAAATGATCAAGTTGTGGATGGTAACTGGGAATCGGGGGATGAATTAGCGGATACATGGAAAAGTCGCAATGTTTTTAGCTACGGTAGAAAGGATAAAGGGCAAACGCGCCCCGAAATTTTAGATAAACTATTAGAAACTAGCGCTACGGTGGTGCAGGAAATCGACTCGGTAGAGTATGGCTTGACGGATATTCAAGAATATTATGCCAATACGGGAGGCTTGAAACGTGCCGCCGAAAAACAAAGCGGTAAAAAAGTATCTGCTAGTTTTATTGAAAGTTTCTCTCAGGATACCACTCCTCGCAAATTAGACCAAGTTTTGCGCATGGAATACCGCACTAAATTACTTAACCCCAAATGGGCGAAAGCTATGGCTGATCAGGGTTCTGGCGGTGCTTATGAAATATCTCAACGGATGACAGCGTTAATCGGTTGGGGAGGAGTAGCAGATTTTACCGATAATTGGGTATATGATCAAGCGGTTGATACTTATGTATTAGATCAAGACATGGCAAATAAGTTAAGGGAAGCGAATCCCGAAGCCTTCCGCAATATTGTGGGGAGGATGTTGGAGGCGAATGGGCGCGGTTTTTGGGATGCGGATGAGGAGAAATTAGATAAACTCAAAGATTTATATGAGAAAACGGAGGATGAATTGGAGGGGGTTACTGTTTAATAGGTTTTCATCAATAATCGGCAATCCGTCTCGTCAATTTATTGCGAGGCTATGGGAATATATGAAAAAAATTTACTGTTTCAGTTTGAATTAAATTAAAGTGTCTCCTGTCTAAAGTTAAAATTTGTTTGATTTTATTATATTCAGCTAAAACAACTATACTGGCATCAACAAAGCCTAAAGGTAAGTCTTTGTATTTTGCCATTAATTTAGTTACTGTATAAATGTTTTCTACATCGATTTCTAAATATTCAAAACATCCTTCCCCTAAGTCTTCAATAAAACTTCTCGCTACTTTTTCTCCTAAATATTTAGTTACGAGATAGTCAACTTCGGGTAAAACCGTAACAGGTACATAAATTTGATATTGCTGAAAAATTTTTACTACTGAAGAATGATATTGATCATCTCTATCTAAAAAAGCGATAATACCACTGGTATCTGCTATTATTTTTCTGTCCATAATAATTCATCAACTTTAGAAGATAAATCACCTCTACCACTCGCCCCCATTCCCATGGATTTCGGTAGTTTTTTCGGCTGATTTTCTATTTGATTAATAACAATTTCTTGGATTACTTCAGCAACAGTTTTTCCTTTTTCCTGACATATTTTTTCTAGTTTGTTTTGCGTTTCTGTAGGTAAATAAATAGTTGTCGGTTGCATAAGTTTTGATTAATTAAATCTCATTCTTTTTTTATTATCTCATAAAATTGTAGGTTGGGTTGAGGTAACGAAACCCAACACTTCACAAAAGTAATGATTTTCAACATCGGCTATTGTTGGGTTGCACTTCGTTTAACCCAACCTACATTCTGTTATTTTAAAAATTAATTATTAATCTCAAATAAAATCCATTTAGGAGTTTCATCGAAGTCTTGAGCATATTTACTATGTTTTAAAACTGTTGGCATTAATGGTGAAAATTTATAGTTTTTGACTTCTTTTTCTCCTGGCTTCATTGAGTTAAAAACCCATGCTTCTTTTTGTGCCCATATAGTTACTCCTTGGTCATTTAAGACAAGTATATCTATATTCGGTTTAATGGGACTTTCTCCTTTGTTTCTTAAACTTAAAGTACATTGGATTTTAGAAAACTCAATACGTTGAATAATTCCATTATTTACTGAAATTTCTTCGTCTAATTCAAATTCTATGCAATTTTCATGGGGTTTCATATCTATATTTTTTCCTTTATATACAAAGTTTAATGTTCTTTTAAGATTTATAATATCTATAATGAAATAATATAGAATATATGTAAAGCGGAAAAAGACGGCTATTTTTTTATGAGATTTAGGCGGATTTTAGCGGAAAAAGACGGAATTTTAAACTTAGTCAATTAGACATTTTATGGAAACCCAAGAGTTAATTAATTATTTAGATGAGTTGTTAGTTTCTCAAACAGGAAAACACCTTGATAATTTACAGCTATCGATATTAAAAGGAGTTTTAAATGGACAAAAATATGCCGATATAGCTGAAGAATATTGTTGTACTAATGGTCATACAAAAGATAAGGCTTATGAGTTATGGAAAATTCTTTCAGAGGCATTAGGAGAAGATATAAATAAATCAAATTTAAAAGCAACTATTGAAAGATTAGGAATAGCGAATAATTACTCTAAATTATTTAATCCCGTGCAAATTGGTGAAATAAATCTTTGTTCAAATAAAAGAGAAAATGAGCAAAAAGAAAAAAAAATAGAAAAAAATATAAAGAAAAATTACACTTAAAAATTAACGAAAAAGCTATTCAAAAGTTAAAAGATTTAGGATTAACAGATGAGCAAATTGCAGAGGCTTTGGAGATTTCGATCGAGCAAATAGATAATGTCATAAAATAAAATCAAATTGTTAGCTAATGATATGTCGATCGAAGAAATTTTAAGAAAGTATCCTGATTT
This window contains:
- the bchH gene encoding magnesium chelatase subunit H, which encodes MKRIVLITGFETFNSSLYRQSASIATSRCEGLEVIVFTDGDINTQREKVESALQTADVFFASLIFDYDQVMWLREKVAHIPIRLVFESALELMSLTQIGKFSIGDKPKGMPKPVQFILSKFTNSKEEDKLAGYISFLKTGPKLLKYIPVKKVQDLRNWLIIYGYWNAGGVDNVASMCWFIAENYLGLKVSEIPPVMETPNMGLLHPDYDGYFTSPREYLTWYQKRLDDDKTGRQADRKTGRQEDRKTGRQEDRQTGRKEENINDERGLMPLTPTSNHQLPTVGVLLYRKHVISKLPYIPQLIRYFEEAGLIPLPIFINGVEGHVAVRDWMTTDYEQEKRSQGINETLSLSKDAVKVDAVISTIGFPLVGGPAGSMEAGRQVEVAKRILTAKNIPYIVAAPLLIQDIHSWVRKGIGGLQSVVLYALPELDGSIDTIPLGGLVGEDIYLIPERVKRLTGRVNNWIKLRRKEKFDRKVAIILYGFPPGYGATGTAALLNVPKSLQKLLTALKEEGYNVDNIPEDGEEILKQVKTADDFISYSAPKSPKLGTFSPSNLNKEGQISPPNLGEGGQNGGKNTVDVKTLDRWLGYILINKIQKQWGNLTQTGIKTIGDKFQIGGIQLGNVWIGVQPPLGIAGDPMRLMFEKDLTPHPQYTAFYKWLQNDFQADAIIHFGMHGTVEWLPGNPLGNTGYSWSDVLLGDIPNLYIYAANNPSESMLAKRRGYGVIISHNVPPYGRAGLYKELMALKELINEYREDTEKNQLLKGDIIQKIVDSGLYKDCKFTEGEKLGIEFTADNAKLFSKQALNDYFVQIYDYLQIVEQRLFSSGLHILGEKPNPEQLQSYLEAYFNDTYSQQNFAQELNNSDLFARVEKKAEKEEELKQRFAQQQLISDLLMQTEDELTNLLRGLNGEYIPPAPGGDLLRDGAGVLPTGRNIHALDPYRMPSQGAYLRGREIGKKIIEQNLAENGSYPETVAVMLWGLDAIKTKGESIGILLELVGAEPVKEGTGRIVRYELMPLEKVGHPRIDILGNLSGIFRDTFTNIIELLDDLFDRASTAEESIENNYIRKHYLELKEKGIDNPSARLFSNPSGDFGSLVNDQVVDGNWESGDELADTWKSRNVFSYGRKDKGQTRPEILDKLLETSATVVQEIDSVEYGLTDIQEYYANTGGLKRAAEKQSGKKVSASFIESFSQDTTPRKLDQVLRMEYRTKLLNPKWAKAMADQGSGGAYEISQRMTALIGWGGVADFTDNWVYDQAVDTYVLDQDMANKLREANPEAFRNIVGRMLEANGRGFWDADEEKLDKLKDLYEKTEDELEGVTV
- a CDS encoding type II toxin-antitoxin system VapC family toxin; this translates as MDRKIIADTSGIIAFLDRDDQYHSSVVKIFQQYQIYVPVTVLPEVDYLVTKYLGEKVARSFIEDLGEGCFEYLEIDVENIYTVTKLMAKYKDLPLGFVDASIVVLAEYNKIKQILTLDRRHFNLIQTETVNFFHIFP